CCTTACGCCCCACGTCGGGGGGGTCACCGACGAGGCCCTGGTGGGTGTCGCCCGGACCGTGGCGGAGAACATTTCACGCCTGGAAAGGGGCTCGGACCTTTTGAACCGACTGGACCGTGAAAATTGAAGGAACGAAAGCGCCTGATCCCGACGGAATGTGAACGAGGTGGGACGAAGGCCGTCCTTTTCGATTTTGACATGACCCTGGTGGACAGCAGTACAGGCATTACGTACTGTCTGAATAGGCTGGCGGGTTCCTTCGGGCTGGCCGAGGTGACCAGGGAGGAAGTGGTCCGGACCATCGGGCATCCCATGGATCGGGCCATGGATATGTTATGGGGCCATTATGATCCCGCGTGGATGATTTATTACCGAGAACAGCTGGTTCCCCTGGAGTACGAAAGGATAACACCCTTCTCCGGGACGCGGGAGGTCCTGTCCAACCTTCGTGATGA
Above is a genomic segment from Thermovirga sp. containing:
- a CDS encoding HAD family hydrolase, which encodes MKERKRLIPTECERGGTKAVLFDFDMTLVDSSTGITYCLNRLAGSFGLAEVTREEVVRTIGHPMDRAMDMLWGHYDPAWMIYYREQLVPLEYERITPFSGTREVLSNLRDEDLSLGVVSNRKRLIPAVECAGLKEYFLSVIGMEDVKNPKPHPESILLSLGVLGSVAGEAILVGDSEIDALAARRAGVGFIGLATGGTSREVLWG